Proteins encoded together in one Marinithermus hydrothermalis DSM 14884 window:
- a CDS encoding leucine-rich repeat domain-containing protein has product MLEQLRRNGLWLWGAVALVGGSFTAFGEGGACAVEVPDPGLEAALREALNAAEAPLACEDLARLEALNAAERRIQSLEGLEHAVNLVTLDLKGNRIADLTPLAELRYLEELDLVSNRITDLAPLANLTRLKRLHLGNNQVQSLEPLAGLTQLTELRIGNNRVADLAPLADLGRLAVLVAWRNAVTDLQPLANLTRMRVLSLASNRVTDLTPLAELAQLDTLFLSENQIADLAPLAGLTQLKVLSLDFNRITHLDPLARLVELTELGLDANQIADLTPLAGLTNLQVLSASENRIADLTPLGGLVRLEQLGLNFNRIRDISALEGLKALKVLELEGNQIVNLAPLAGLTELRVLVLGQNRIADLTPLGALVNLVQLEVSRNEITDLGALAQLENLVRVSLVRNRVTNLGPLVANAGLQGGEVIDVRLNCLDLSGDPEVFEQLKALEARGVHVEFVRQDSACVP; this is encoded by the coding sequence GCTGGAGGCCGCGCTGCGCGAGGCCCTCAACGCGGCCGAGGCGCCCCTTGCCTGCGAGGACCTGGCGCGGCTCGAGGCGCTGAACGCCGCGGAACGCAGGATCCAAAGCCTCGAGGGACTAGAGCACGCCGTGAACCTGGTGACGCTTGACCTGAAAGGCAACCGGATCGCGGACCTCACGCCGCTCGCGGAACTGCGCTACCTCGAGGAGCTCGACCTGGTCTCGAACCGCATCACAGACCTCGCGCCGCTCGCGAACCTCACCCGCCTCAAGCGGCTCCACCTTGGCAACAACCAGGTGCAAAGCCTCGAGCCGCTCGCGGGACTCACCCAGCTAACCGAGCTAAGGATCGGCAACAACCGGGTCGCGGACCTCGCGCCCCTCGCGGACCTCGGGCGCCTTGCGGTGCTGGTGGCTTGGCGCAACGCGGTGACGGACCTCCAGCCTTTAGCGAACCTGACGCGGATGCGGGTGTTGAGCTTGGCCTCGAACCGCGTCACGGACCTTACGCCCCTCGCGGAACTTGCGCAGCTGGACACGCTTTTCCTCTCTGAGAACCAGATCGCGGACCTCGCGCCCCTAGCGGGCCTTACCCAGTTGAAGGTGTTGAGTTTGGATTTTAACCGTATCACGCACCTCGATCCACTTGCGAGGCTCGTGGAACTCACGGAGCTGGGACTGGACGCCAACCAGATCGCGGACCTCACGCCCCTCGCAGGGCTTACGAATCTTCAGGTCCTCTCCGCCTCCGAGAACCGGATCGCGGACCTCACGCCGCTTGGGGGGCTCGTGCGGCTGGAGCAGCTCGGCCTGAACTTCAACCGCATTCGGGATATCTCCGCGCTGGAGGGGTTGAAGGCCTTGAAGGTGCTCGAGCTCGAGGGGAACCAGATCGTGAACCTCGCGCCGCTCGCGGGGCTCACGGAGCTGCGCGTGCTGGTTTTGGGGCAGAACCGGATCGCGGACCTCACGCCGCTGGGCGCGCTCGTGAACCTGGTGCAGCTTGAGGTAAGCCGCAACGAGATCACGGATTTGGGAGCGCTCGCGCAGCTGGAGAACCTGGTGCGTGTTTCCTTGGTGCGGAACCGGGTAACGAACCTTGGCCCGCTCGTGGCGAACGCGGGGCTTCAGGGCGGCGAGGTGATTGATGTGCGTTTGAACTGCCTGGATCTTTCGGGGGACCCGGAGGTGTTCGAGCAGCTCAAGGCGCTCGAGGCGCGAGGGGTGCACGTGGAGTTCGTGCGGCAGGACAGTGCGTGCGTACCGTAG
- a CDS encoding cyclase family protein, with amino-acid sequence MDAVAARMTRRGFLGLLGAAALAGTVARAEKRVAVKGFTKVQDLTHPLSPNFPMWPGFDPIRITPLVTVEQNGFYGNRVDFWEHSGTHMDAPAHFDADGPTAEQLPVERLFAPLAVIHIAERAAKDPDAQLTPDDILAWERRYDRLPAGAFVAMYSGWEQHASNAVRYRNMDASGTMHFPGFHPDAAAMLIEEREITGIGVDTLSLDFGASTDFKTHLTVLPAGKYGLENLAHLGELPPAGATIIVGAPKHQGASGGPVRAFAVWD; translated from the coding sequence ATGGATGCGGTGGCGGCCCGCATGACCCGCCGCGGGTTCCTAGGGCTCTTAGGCGCGGCGGCTCTCGCCGGCACGGTAGCTCGAGCCGAAAAACGCGTGGCCGTCAAGGGGTTTACGAAGGTGCAAGACCTTACTCACCCGCTCTCCCCGAACTTCCCGATGTGGCCCGGGTTCGATCCGATCCGCATCACCCCCCTCGTCACGGTGGAGCAAAACGGTTTTTACGGTAACCGCGTGGACTTCTGGGAGCACTCCGGAACCCATATGGATGCGCCCGCGCATTTTGACGCCGACGGCCCCACCGCGGAGCAACTGCCCGTAGAACGCCTGTTCGCCCCCCTCGCCGTGATCCACATCGCGGAACGCGCGGCCAAGGACCCAGACGCGCAGCTCACTCCCGACGACATCCTCGCCTGGGAGCGGCGGTACGACCGCCTACCTGCGGGGGCTTTCGTGGCCATGTACTCCGGGTGGGAGCAGCATGCCTCTAACGCGGTGCGCTACCGCAACATGGACGCGAGCGGCACGATGCACTTCCCCGGCTTCCACCCGGACGCGGCCGCCATGCTGATCGAGGAACGCGAGATCACCGGCATTGGTGTGGACACCCTAAGCCTCGACTTCGGTGCCTCGACCGACTTCAAAACCCACCTCACCGTACTGCCTGCGGGCAAGTACGGCCTGGAGAACCTCGCGCACCTCGGAGAACTCCCCCCCGCCGGCGCGACGATCATCGTCGGAGCACCCAAACATCAGGGGGCTTCGGGAGGGCCGGTGCGGGCCTTCGCGGTATGGGACTAG
- a CDS encoding disulfide oxidoreductase, translating to MSTDQRNTFLLAFAWLVAIVATSGSLYFSEVRRFLPCELCWYQRILMYPLVVILGIANWYGDFAVRRYVLPLAVIGGTISLTHYLTQKVEGFALFPCKPPVPCANEYVNYFGFVTIPFMALTAFVLITLAMLLIRTRPHNR from the coding sequence GTGAGTACAGATCAGCGCAACACCTTCCTGCTTGCCTTCGCGTGGCTCGTCGCGATCGTCGCCACCTCCGGAAGCCTGTACTTCTCCGAGGTGCGCCGCTTCCTACCGTGCGAGCTGTGCTGGTACCAGCGGATCCTGATGTACCCCCTCGTCGTGATCCTCGGGATCGCCAACTGGTACGGGGACTTCGCTGTTCGCCGTTACGTACTACCCCTTGCCGTGATCGGAGGCACGATCAGCCTCACCCACTACCTCACCCAGAAGGTCGAGGGGTTCGCGCTCTTTCCCTGCAAACCCCCCGTGCCCTGCGCGAATGAGTACGTGAACTACTTCGGCTTCGTCACCATTCCCTTCATGGCCCTCACCGCGTTCGTTCTGATCACGCTCGCGATGCTCCTAATCCGAACCCGACCCCACAACCGGTAG
- the ftsY gene encoding signal recognition particle-docking protein FtsY: MSWFQRLKEGLKKTSQAIAQAVPWGGDPEEVLEELEFALIAADVGVEATQEILEEVRQSGKKDLREAVKQSLVLQLEPDARRAKLRKLGFTPNAKKAVVEPKGRVVLMVGVNGVGKTTTIAKLGRYYRQHGRSVMFCAGDTFRAAGGAQLGLWGERLGIPVIQGPEGSDPGALAFDAAQARKARGIDLLFVDTAGRLHTKHNLMEELKKIKRAIDKADPGEPGEVWLVLDAVTGQNGLQQAKRFHEAVGLTGVIVTKLDGTAKGGVLVPIVRELGVPIRFIGVGEGPDDLQPFDAGEFVEALLG; this comes from the coding sequence ATGAGCTGGTTCCAGCGCCTCAAGGAAGGCCTCAAAAAGACGAGCCAGGCGATCGCGCAGGCCGTGCCGTGGGGCGGCGACCCGGAGGAGGTGCTCGAGGAGCTCGAGTTCGCCCTGATCGCGGCGGACGTGGGGGTGGAGGCCACCCAGGAGATCCTGGAGGAGGTGCGTCAGTCCGGGAAGAAGGACCTCCGGGAGGCCGTGAAGCAAAGCCTGGTTCTGCAGCTCGAGCCGGACGCTCGCCGGGCGAAGCTCCGGAAGCTGGGGTTCACGCCGAACGCGAAGAAGGCCGTGGTGGAGCCCAAGGGCCGGGTCGTGCTGATGGTGGGCGTGAACGGGGTGGGTAAGACCACTACGATCGCGAAGCTCGGCCGGTACTACCGTCAGCACGGCCGGAGCGTGATGTTCTGCGCGGGGGACACCTTCCGCGCGGCGGGCGGGGCCCAGCTGGGGCTTTGGGGCGAGCGGCTCGGCATTCCGGTCATCCAGGGACCGGAGGGGTCGGACCCCGGCGCGCTCGCCTTTGACGCCGCGCAGGCCCGCAAGGCGCGCGGGATCGACTTGCTTTTTGTGGACACCGCCGGCCGCCTGCACACCAAGCACAACCTGATGGAGGAGCTGAAGAAGATCAAACGGGCGATCGACAAGGCAGATCCCGGCGAACCCGGCGAGGTCTGGCTCGTGTTGGACGCGGTGACGGGACAGAACGGCCTGCAACAAGCGAAGCGGTTTCACGAAGCGGTCGGGCTCACGGGGGTGATCGTCACCAAGCTCGACGGCACCGCGAAAGGTGGCGTGCTCGTCCCGATCGTGCGGGAGCTGGGCGTCCCCATCCGTTTCATCGGCGTGGGTGAGGGGCCGGACGACCTCCAACCCTTCGACGCCGGGGAGTTCGTAGAGGCCCTTTTGGGATAG
- the gltX gene encoding glutamate--tRNA ligase yields the protein MVTTRIAPSPTGDPHVGTAYIAIFNYVWARKNNGKFIVRIEDTDRNRYVEGAEARIQEMIRWLGLDYDEGTDIGGPNGPYRQSERTAIYQAHAAKLIETGAAYRCFCTPERLEALREEQKKRGLPLGYDGHCRHIPPEEAEARAKAGEPHVVRLKVPRPGQTVVKDELRGLVTYDHAEVPDVVLLKSDGFPTYHLANVVDDHLMGVTDVIRGEEWLVSTPIHVLLYQAFGWEAPLWYHMPLLRAPGGAKLSKRTGHTSVDWYRERGILAEALMNYLSLMGFSMPDGREIFTLQELIEAFSWERVSLGGPVFDYEKLKWMNGKYIREVLTLEDLTQRVKPFLERAGLEWGSDAYLQRVVAAMRIRFETLEEFVEKARYFFTEAYPFEEKALKKLKAGLEYVVELKERLGTLPEMDPELTEPLIRGYAAEKGAKPGAVMQPLRAALTGTLQSPGMFELLELLGKDRVLKRLERAIQTAEAEEA from the coding sequence ATGGTGACGACGCGCATCGCACCCAGCCCGACCGGCGATCCGCACGTAGGCACGGCGTACATCGCGATTTTCAATTACGTCTGGGCCCGCAAGAACAACGGAAAGTTCATCGTCCGTATCGAGGACACCGACCGCAACCGGTACGTGGAGGGGGCCGAGGCCCGCATCCAGGAGATGATCCGCTGGCTTGGCCTGGACTACGACGAGGGCACCGACATCGGCGGTCCGAACGGCCCTTACCGCCAGTCCGAGCGCACCGCGATCTACCAGGCGCACGCGGCCAAGCTGATCGAGACGGGCGCGGCGTACCGTTGTTTTTGCACCCCCGAGCGGCTCGAGGCCCTGCGGGAGGAGCAAAAGAAGAGGGGCCTGCCCCTGGGCTACGACGGGCACTGCCGCCATATCCCCCCTGAGGAGGCCGAGGCCCGCGCCAAGGCCGGCGAGCCCCACGTGGTGCGCCTCAAGGTACCGCGCCCCGGCCAGACGGTGGTGAAGGACGAGCTGCGCGGCCTCGTCACCTACGACCACGCCGAGGTGCCGGACGTCGTGCTTCTCAAGTCGGACGGGTTCCCCACCTACCACCTCGCGAACGTGGTGGACGACCACCTGATGGGCGTCACGGACGTGATCCGCGGCGAGGAGTGGCTGGTCTCCACCCCGATCCACGTGCTGCTGTACCAAGCGTTCGGCTGGGAGGCACCCCTGTGGTACCACATGCCCCTCCTCCGCGCGCCCGGCGGGGCCAAACTCTCCAAACGCACGGGGCACACCTCGGTGGACTGGTACCGCGAGCGGGGCATCCTCGCGGAAGCCCTCATGAACTACCTCTCCCTCATGGGGTTCTCCATGCCGGACGGCCGGGAGATCTTCACCCTCCAGGAGCTCATCGAGGCCTTCAGCTGGGAGCGCGTCTCCCTCGGCGGGCCCGTCTTCGACTACGAGAAGCTCAAGTGGATGAACGGCAAGTACATCCGCGAGGTGCTCACCCTCGAGGACCTCACCCAGCGCGTCAAACCCTTCCTCGAACGGGCGGGGCTCGAGTGGGGCTCGGACGCGTACCTCCAGCGGGTCGTCGCGGCCATGCGCATCCGCTTCGAGACCCTCGAGGAGTTCGTGGAAAAAGCCCGGTACTTCTTCACCGAGGCCTACCCCTTCGAGGAAAAGGCCCTCAAGAAGCTCAAGGCCGGGCTGGAGTACGTGGTCGAGCTCAAGGAGCGGCTGGGCACCCTCCCGGAGATGGACCCCGAACTGACCGAGCCCTTGATCCGCGGGTACGCCGCGGAGAAAGGCGCGAAGCCCGGCGCGGTCATGCAGCCCCTACGGGCGGCCCTAACCGGCACGCTCCAGTCCCCGGGCATGTTCGAACTGCTGGAGCTTTTGGGTAAAGACCGGGTGTTAAAGCGCCTCGAGCGAGCCATCCAAACAGCGGAGGCGGAAGAGGCATGA
- a CDS encoding undecaprenyl-diphosphate phosphatase codes for MDLELLRAIVLGAIQGFTEFLPISSSGFLVLGNHFLFDLERLPLWVDLATNSGTFLAAAWVLRREITTVARGFARGLTASQARHEEGWRLMLWLFLATLPAALLGLVLAPVFEALNTPRVAAVGFFITGTLLLLVPPQGGPKRTADAMTFWDALLAGLAQALALVPGISRSGSTIAVLLGRGLSPSFAARFSFLMYTLVSLGAMLLGIQEGVGKVPWGPLFGAFLSAFVFGLLGMRLLFGVLEAGHFRYFTPLLWALALLTLLSAA; via the coding sequence ATGGACCTCGAGCTCCTCCGCGCGATCGTCCTCGGCGCCATCCAAGGGTTCACCGAGTTCCTGCCGATCTCCTCCAGCGGGTTCCTCGTCCTGGGAAACCATTTTCTCTTCGACCTCGAGCGCCTGCCGCTTTGGGTGGATCTGGCCACCAACAGCGGCACCTTCCTCGCCGCGGCCTGGGTCCTGCGCCGTGAGATCACCACCGTAGCGCGCGGGTTCGCGCGCGGCCTCACCGCCTCTCAGGCACGCCACGAGGAGGGGTGGCGGCTGATGCTCTGGCTTTTCCTCGCCACCCTACCCGCCGCGCTTTTAGGGCTAGTGCTCGCTCCGGTCTTCGAGGCGCTCAACACCCCCCGTGTGGCCGCGGTAGGGTTCTTTATCACCGGGACCCTGCTCCTTTTGGTCCCGCCACAGGGCGGCCCGAAGCGCACCGCAGACGCCATGACCTTCTGGGACGCGCTGCTTGCGGGACTCGCCCAGGCCCTGGCCCTCGTCCCGGGCATCTCGCGTAGCGGCAGCACGATCGCGGTGTTGCTCGGCCGGGGGCTCTCCCCTAGCTTCGCGGCGCGCTTCAGCTTCCTGATGTACACCCTGGTCTCCCTCGGCGCGATGCTGCTCGGGATCCAGGAAGGCGTCGGGAAGGTCCCGTGGGGCCCGCTGTTCGGCGCGTTCCTCTCCGCATTCGTCTTCGGCCTCCTCGGAATGCGGCTTCTGTTCGGCGTCCTCGAGGCCGGCCACTTCCGGTACTTCACCCCCCTCCTCTGGGCTTTGGCGCTGCTCACGCTCCTAAGCGCCGCCTAG
- the rpsI gene encoding 30S ribosomal protein S9, protein MEQYYGTGRRKTAVARVFLRPGDGKITVNKQDFQDYFRGIIKAVSALEPLRVTGLMGRFDLYITVKGGGKSGQIDAIKLGLARALLQYDADLRAKLKPAGLLTRDAREVERKKYGKHKARRAPQYSKR, encoded by the coding sequence TTGGAGCAGTACTACGGCACCGGCCGGCGCAAAACCGCCGTGGCCCGCGTCTTCCTGCGGCCCGGTGACGGCAAGATCACCGTCAACAAGCAGGACTTCCAGGACTACTTCCGCGGCATCATCAAGGCCGTCTCGGCCCTCGAGCCTCTGCGCGTGACGGGCCTGATGGGTCGCTTCGACCTCTACATCACCGTCAAGGGCGGGGGCAAGAGCGGCCAGATCGACGCAATCAAGCTCGGCCTGGCCCGCGCCCTCCTGCAGTACGACGCCGACCTGCGCGCCAAGCTCAAGCCGGCAGGGCTGCTCACCCGCGACGCCCGTGAGGTCGAGCGCAAGAAGTACGGTAAGCACAAGGCCCGCCGCGCGCCGCAGTACTCCAAGCGCTAA
- the rplM gene encoding 50S ribosomal protein L13 yields the protein MFKTYVPKNIEPKWVLIDAEGKTLGRLASEIAKILRGKHRPEYTPNMLTGDFVVVINAEKVRLTGKKLTDKYYTRYSGYPGGLRKIPVGEMLKKHPERVLQHAVKGMLPKGPLGRRMLKRLKVYAGPTHPHAAQKPEKLELEVK from the coding sequence GTGTTCAAGACGTACGTACCGAAAAATATCGAACCCAAGTGGGTTCTGATCGATGCGGAGGGTAAGACCCTGGGGCGGCTCGCCAGCGAGATCGCCAAGATCCTCCGCGGCAAGCACCGCCCCGAGTACACCCCCAACATGCTCACGGGGGATTTCGTGGTGGTGATCAACGCTGAGAAGGTGCGGCTCACCGGGAAGAAGCTCACCGACAAGTACTACACCCGGTACTCGGGGTACCCGGGCGGCCTGCGCAAGATCCCGGTCGGGGAGATGCTGAAGAAGCACCCCGAGCGGGTCCTGCAGCACGCGGTCAAAGGCATGCTGCCCAAGGGCCCCCTGGGGCGGCGGATGCTCAAGCGGCTCAAGGTCTACGCCGGCCCCACCCACCCGCACGCAGCCCAAAAGCCCGAGAAGCTCGAACTGGAGGTTAAGTAA
- a CDS encoding 4a-hydroxytetrahydrobiopterin dehydratase, translated as MRRLTREEIAAGLEGLEGWALVADRVEKTFGFASYADGVAFALRVALLAERMDHHPDALTIGWKRVVVAYVTHSVGGVTERDLEAARQVETVYARMFAPNG; from the coding sequence ATGCGGAGGTTGACGCGGGAGGAGATCGCGGCGGGCCTTGAGGGGCTTGAGGGGTGGGCGCTGGTGGCGGATCGGGTGGAGAAGACCTTTGGGTTCGCTAGTTACGCGGACGGGGTGGCGTTCGCGTTGCGGGTGGCGCTTTTGGCGGAGCGGATGGACCACCATCCGGACGCCCTGACGATCGGGTGGAAGCGGGTGGTGGTGGCGTACGTGACGCACTCCGTGGGCGGGGTGACGGAGCGGGATCTGGAGGCGGCGCGGCAGGTGGAGACAGTCTACGCACGGATGTTCGCCCCCAATGGTTGA
- a CDS encoding argininosuccinate synthase produces MKIVLAYSGGLDTSIILKWLKETYGAEVIAFTADIGQGEEVEEARQKALATGATKAYALDLKEEFVREFVFPMMRAAPLYEGYYLLGTSIARPLIAKHLVAIAEREGAEAISHGATGKGNDQVRFELTAYALKPGIRVIAPWREWHFKGRSEMIAYAQDHGIPVPVTTEKPYSMDANLLHVSYEGGILEDPWAEPPTDMFRMTTHPEDAPDEPEYVEITFEAGDPVAVNGQRMSPAELLAALNRIGGRHGVGRVDLVENRFVGMKSRGVYETPGGTLLYHARRAVESLTLDREALHLRDTLAPKYAELVYNGFWFAPEREALQAMMDRIAQSVTGTARLKLYKGNAYIVGRKAPQSLYDPELASFEAEEVYNQKDAEGFIKLNALRLRVRAQAKQEAP; encoded by the coding sequence ATGAAGATCGTACTGGCCTACTCCGGTGGACTCGACACCAGCATCATCCTGAAGTGGCTCAAGGAGACCTACGGCGCGGAGGTCATCGCTTTCACCGCGGATATCGGCCAGGGCGAGGAGGTGGAGGAGGCCCGCCAAAAAGCCCTCGCGACCGGCGCTACCAAGGCCTACGCCCTCGACCTTAAAGAGGAGTTTGTGCGGGAGTTCGTCTTCCCCATGATGCGGGCCGCGCCCCTGTACGAGGGGTACTACCTCCTCGGCACCTCGATCGCCCGCCCCCTCATCGCCAAGCACCTCGTGGCGATCGCCGAACGGGAGGGGGCCGAGGCCATCAGCCACGGCGCGACCGGCAAGGGCAACGACCAGGTGCGCTTCGAGCTCACGGCCTACGCCCTCAAGCCCGGGATCCGCGTGATCGCGCCCTGGCGCGAGTGGCACTTCAAGGGGCGCTCCGAGATGATCGCCTACGCCCAGGACCACGGGATCCCCGTTCCGGTCACCACGGAAAAACCCTACAGCATGGATGCGAACCTCCTGCACGTCTCCTACGAAGGCGGCATCCTCGAGGATCCCTGGGCCGAACCCCCAACGGACATGTTCCGCATGACCACGCACCCCGAGGACGCCCCGGACGAGCCCGAGTACGTGGAGATCACCTTCGAGGCAGGCGACCCGGTCGCGGTGAACGGCCAGCGCATGTCGCCGGCCGAGCTCCTCGCTGCGCTCAACCGGATCGGCGGGCGGCACGGCGTGGGGCGGGTGGACCTGGTGGAGAACCGCTTCGTGGGGATGAAGTCCCGCGGCGTGTACGAGACCCCGGGGGGCACCCTGCTCTACCACGCCCGGCGCGCGGTGGAGAGCCTCACGCTGGACCGGGAGGCGCTGCACCTCAGGGACACCCTCGCCCCCAAGTACGCCGAGCTCGTGTATAACGGGTTCTGGTTCGCCCCGGAACGCGAAGCCCTCCAGGCCATGATGGACCGGATCGCCCAGAGCGTCACGGGCACCGCGCGCCTCAAGCTCTACAAGGGGAACGCCTACATCGTGGGGCGTAAAGCGCCCCAAAGCCTTTACGACCCCGAGCTCGCGAGCTTCGAGGCCGAGGAGGTCTACAACCAAAAGGACGCGGAAGGCTTCATCAAGCTCAACGCCCTCCGGTTGCGGGTCCGGGCCCAGGCCAAGCAGGAGGCGCCATGA
- the argH gene encoding argininosuccinate lyase, whose product MSQHPQKPWGGRFAEALDRLAEAFNNSLAFDRRLVLEDLEASLAHAEMLERQGILTPEEGARIREGLERIREEVLAGTFPWREAYEDVHMNVEARLIELVGEAGGKLHTARSRNDQVATDLRLWLRRELGEVLQAQAALRRALVAEAERHLGVVLPGYTHLQRAQPILLSHWFLAYYEMLTRDAGRVQDALRRMNESPLGAAALAGTGFPIDRHYTAARLGFTRPMANSIDAVASRDFVLEALSALAIGQVHLSRLAEELVLYSSFEFGFVELPDAFATGSSIMPQKKNPDIPELVRGKAGRVVGSLVALLTAVKGLPLAYNKDLQEDKEPLFDAVDTYKASLRLLAAMLPQLKWRPEVMRRAATSGYALATDLADYLARKGLPFREAHRVVGRMVRELHAQGRELETLTLEELQRYHPLFAADALELLDLEAALKSRASYGGTAPERVAEQIQAAKAALGGEDDGAGGI is encoded by the coding sequence ATGAGCCAGCACCCCCAAAAACCCTGGGGCGGCCGGTTCGCCGAGGCGCTGGACCGGCTCGCCGAGGCCTTCAATAACTCCCTGGCCTTCGACCGGCGGCTCGTCCTGGAGGACCTCGAGGCCTCCCTCGCCCACGCGGAGATGCTCGAGCGGCAGGGCATCCTCACGCCGGAGGAGGGCGCGCGGATTCGCGAGGGCCTCGAGCGGATCCGAGAGGAGGTCCTAGCGGGCACCTTCCCCTGGCGGGAGGCCTACGAGGACGTGCACATGAACGTCGAGGCCCGCCTGATCGAGCTCGTGGGCGAGGCTGGAGGGAAGCTGCACACGGCCCGCAGCCGGAACGATCAGGTGGCGACCGACCTCCGGCTTTGGCTGAGGCGGGAGCTCGGCGAGGTCCTCCAAGCGCAGGCCGCGCTGCGCCGGGCGCTGGTCGCTGAGGCGGAGCGGCACCTGGGCGTGGTCCTCCCCGGGTACACCCACCTCCAGCGCGCCCAGCCCATCCTGCTCTCCCACTGGTTCCTGGCCTACTACGAGATGCTCACGCGGGATGCAGGCCGGGTGCAAGACGCCCTGCGGCGCATGAACGAGTCCCCCCTCGGAGCCGCGGCCCTCGCGGGCACCGGTTTCCCCATTGACCGGCACTACACCGCGGCGCGCCTGGGGTTCACGCGGCCCATGGCGAACTCCATCGACGCGGTCGCGAGCCGGGACTTCGTCCTCGAGGCCCTCAGCGCGTTGGCGATCGGGCAGGTGCACCTCTCGCGGCTCGCGGAGGAGCTCGTGCTGTACTCGAGCTTCGAGTTCGGGTTCGTGGAACTCCCCGACGCCTTCGCGACGGGCAGCTCGATCATGCCGCAGAAGAAGAACCCGGACATTCCCGAGCTCGTGCGGGGCAAGGCCGGGCGGGTCGTGGGGAGTTTGGTGGCCCTCCTCACCGCGGTCAAGGGTTTACCCCTCGCCTATAACAAGGACCTTCAGGAGGACAAGGAGCCCCTCTTTGACGCGGTGGACACCTACAAGGCCTCGCTCCGCCTCCTCGCCGCGATGCTGCCCCAGCTCAAGTGGCGGCCCGAGGTCATGCGCCGCGCCGCGACGAGCGGCTACGCCCTCGCCACCGACCTGGCCGATTACCTGGCCCGCAAGGGCCTGCCGTTCCGTGAGGCGCACCGCGTCGTGGGCCGCATGGTGCGGGAACTTCACGCGCAGGGACGGGAGCTCGAGACCCTGACCCTGGAAGAGCTCCAGCGCTACCACCCCCTCTTTGCGGCGGACGCGTTGGAACTCTTGGACCTCGAGGCGGCCCTGAAGAGCCGGGCTTCGTACGGCGGCACCGCGCCCGAGCGGGTGGCGGAGCAGATCCAAGCGGCGAAGGCCGCGCTGGGGGGAGAGGACGATGGTGCAGGCGGGATTTGA
- a CDS encoding N-acetyltransferase, which translates to MVQAGFEAAGLPEVRRDAAVELRKARVGDVEAIHRLIGFWAEKGLMLSRSRDHLYEHLRDFFVLEDEDGHVVGVAGLHVLWKDLAEVRGLAVHPGRQGHGLGRWLVLACEREARDLGVPRVFAWTLQVGFFTALGYRVTTREHLPPKVWSECNACPFYENCREIAVIKTLSLDTLRAAG; encoded by the coding sequence ATGGTGCAGGCGGGATTTGAGGCGGCGGGACTGCCCGAGGTGCGCCGGGACGCGGCGGTGGAGCTGCGCAAGGCGCGGGTGGGGGATGTGGAGGCCATCCACCGGCTCATCGGGTTCTGGGCAGAGAAGGGTCTGATGCTTTCCCGGAGCCGCGACCACCTCTACGAGCACCTCCGCGATTTCTTCGTGCTCGAGGACGAGGACGGGCACGTGGTGGGCGTGGCGGGGCTGCACGTGCTGTGGAAGGACCTGGCCGAGGTCCGGGGGCTCGCGGTGCACCCGGGCCGTCAGGGGCACGGGCTCGGGCGGTGGCTGGTCCTGGCCTGCGAGCGGGAGGCGCGGGACCTAGGGGTGCCGCGGGTCTTCGCCTGGACGCTCCAGGTGGGGTTCTTCACCGCTTTAGGGTACCGGGTCACCACGCGCGAGCACCTGCCGCCCAAGGTGTGGAGCGAGTGCAACGCCTGCCCTTTCTACGAGAACTGTCGGGAGATCGCGGTGATCAAGACCCTCTCCCTGGACACGCTGCGGGCCGCTGGATAG